In the genome of Rhodamnia argentea isolate NSW1041297 chromosome 3, ASM2092103v1, whole genome shotgun sequence, one region contains:
- the LOC115753582 gene encoding calcineurin B-like protein 5 isoform X1, with translation MGCGPSKSATTSATPEANPSSASAEHISLASKTPFTVSEVESLSELFEKLSTSVIKDGLIHKEELQLALFQNSKKNNLFLDRMFDLFDVNRNGHIDFGEFVQSLSVFHPKTPDPVKASYAFKLHDLRQTGYIERVELKEMVLALLSESELNLSDDVVEMIVDKTFVEADAKGDGRIDEEEWKEFVAKNPLMLKNMTLPYLMYVNYIAFNKSLLIRSYGLAYRSNIFLQSLNRFFFWPLS, from the exons ATGGGTTGTGGCCCCTCCAAGAGCGCCACCACGAGTGCCACACCTGAAGCCAATCCATCAAGTGCATCGGCCGAACATATTTCCCTTGCTTCCAAAACGCCTT TTACTGTTAGTGAAGTGGAATCTTTGTCTGAGCTATTTGAAAAGCTAAGCACTTCTGTGATCAAGGATGGGCTAATACACAAG GAAGAACTTCAGCTtgcactttttcaaaatagcaaGAAGAATAACCTTTTTCTGGATAGG ATGTTTGATCTCTTTGATGTCAACAGAAATGGACACATTGACTTTGGGGAATTTGTTCAATCATTGTCAGTTTTCCACCCAAAAACTCCTGATCCAGTCAAAGCTTCAT ATGCTTTTAAATTGCATGATCTAAGGCAGACTGGTTACATCGAACGGGTGGAG TTGAAAGAAATGGTGTTGGCCCTCTTGAGTGAATCTGAGCTGAATCTATCAGATGATGTTGTAGAAATGATAGTGGACAAG ACATTTGTGGAAGCAGATGCAAAAGGCGACGGaagaattgatgaagaagagtGGAAAGAATTTGTGGCCAAGAACCCCTTGATGCTGAAGAACATGACTCTTCCATATTTGATGTACGTTAATTACATCGCTTTCAATAAAAGTTTGCTCATCCGATCTTATGGACTTGCGTATAGAAGTAACATCTTTCTACAGAGCTTGaaccggttttttttttggccattatCATAA
- the LOC115753582 gene encoding calcineurin B-like protein 4 isoform X2, whose product MGCGPSKSATTSATPEANPSSASAEHISLASKTPFTVSEVESLSELFEKLSTSVIKDGLIHKEELQLALFQNSKKNNLFLDRMFDLFDVNRNGHIDFGEFVQSLSVFHPKTPDPVKASYAFKLHDLRQTGYIERVELKEMVLALLSESELNLSDDVVEMIVDKTFVEADAKGDGRIDEEEWKEFVAKNPLMLKNMTLPYLMDITASFPSFVLKGEVHD is encoded by the exons ATGGGTTGTGGCCCCTCCAAGAGCGCCACCACGAGTGCCACACCTGAAGCCAATCCATCAAGTGCATCGGCCGAACATATTTCCCTTGCTTCCAAAACGCCTT TTACTGTTAGTGAAGTGGAATCTTTGTCTGAGCTATTTGAAAAGCTAAGCACTTCTGTGATCAAGGATGGGCTAATACACAAG GAAGAACTTCAGCTtgcactttttcaaaatagcaaGAAGAATAACCTTTTTCTGGATAGG ATGTTTGATCTCTTTGATGTCAACAGAAATGGACACATTGACTTTGGGGAATTTGTTCAATCATTGTCAGTTTTCCACCCAAAAACTCCTGATCCAGTCAAAGCTTCAT ATGCTTTTAAATTGCATGATCTAAGGCAGACTGGTTACATCGAACGGGTGGAG TTGAAAGAAATGGTGTTGGCCCTCTTGAGTGAATCTGAGCTGAATCTATCAGATGATGTTGTAGAAATGATAGTGGACAAG ACATTTGTGGAAGCAGATGCAAAAGGCGACGGaagaattgatgaagaagagtGGAAAGAATTTGTGGCCAAGAACCCCTTGATGCTGAAGAACATGACTCTTCCATATTTGAT
- the LOC115753580 gene encoding uncharacterized protein LOC115753580 gives MDCVAFESTFSCVSCSPAIPSGRPLLHATARCSFIKFSNFRKLRRSSTSASFGPPSKTQNSLTTQNNNFWGLVKILQNIKGSIFSRTQRWASSTQACSDSQKVLDSHSDNYLQNGGIGVALLSVTSNAKVKISPFVATLASNPTFVSGLFSWFVAQSIKVILNFFVEKKWDLRILFASGGMPSSHSALCTALTTSVALCHGISDSLFPVCLGFSSIVMYDAIGVRRHAGMQAEVLNMIVEDLFQGHPISQRKLKELLGHTPSQVFAGALLGILVACICCPGCLVTT, from the exons ATGGATTGTGTCGCCTTCGAGTCCACCTTTAGCTGTGTTTCCTGTAGCCCCGCGATCCCTTCAGGCAGGCCTCTTCTTCATGCTACTGCGCGCTGTTCCTTCATTAAATTTTCTAACTTTAGGAAACTCAGAAGATCTTCCACTTCAGCTTCTTTCGGACCACCTTCAAAGACCCAAAATTCTCTTACGACCCAGAATAACAACTTCTGGGGCTTAGTTAAAATCTTGCAGAATATCAAAGGTTCGATTTTTTCGCGAACACAGAGATGGGCTTCCAGCACACAAGCCTGTAGCGATTCCCAGAAGGTTTTGGATAGTCATAGTGATAATTACTTACAGAACGGAGGAATAGGAGTAGCTCTGCTTAGCGTAACGTCCAATGCGAAGGTCAAGATCAGTCCTTTCGTGGCGACATTGGCGTCAAATCCCACGTTTGTTTCGGGTTTGTTCTCGTGGTTTGTTGCGCAATCGATTAAGGTGATATTGAACTTCTTCGTGGAGAAGAAGTGGGATTTGAGGATACTGTTTGCATCGGGAGGGATGCCTTCGTCTCACTCTGCTCTCTGTACTGCACTGACGACGTCGGTGGCGCTATGTCACGGCATCTCGGATTCATTGTTCCCTGTTTGTCTCGGATTTAGCTCTATTGTTATGTATGACGCGATTGGTGTGCGGCGACATGCTGGGATGCAAGCTGAG GTTCTGAATATGATCGTTGAGGATCTGTTTCAAGGGCATCCCATTAGCCAGAGAAAGCTCAAGGAACTTCTTGGGCACACACCATCACAAGTCTTTGCAGGAGCTCTGCTTGGGATTCTTGTCGCCTGCATTTGTTGTCCGGGTTGCTTAGTTACAACCTGA
- the LOC115753575 gene encoding dynamin-related protein 5A-like — MENLISLVNNIQRACTALGDHGEESALPTLWDSLPSIAVVGGQSSGKSSVLESVVGKDFLPRGSGIVTRRPLVLQLHKIDEGREYAEFMHLPRKRFTDFAAVRKEIADETDRETGRSKQISSVPIHLSIYSPNVVNLTLIDLPGLTKVAVEGQSDSIVQDIENMVRSYIEKPNCIILAVSPANQDLATSDAIKISREVDPRGERTIGVLTKIDLMDKGTDAVDILEGKAYKLQYPWIGVVNRSQADINKSVDMIAARRREKEYFASTPEYRHLANRMGSEHLGKVLSKHLEGVIRSKIPALQSLISKTIIELETELTRLGKPIATDAGGKLYMIMEICRAFDQIFKEHLDGVRSGGDKIYFVFDNQLPAAMKRLQFDKNLSMDHVRKLITEADGYQPHLIAPEQGYRRLIESSLGTIKGPAEAAVDAVHAILKELVHKAISETVELKQYPSLKVEVSAAACESLDRMKEESRKATLQLVDMECGYLTVEFFRKLPQDSEKGGNPSHSIFDRYNDAYLRRIGSTVLSYINMVCATLRNSIPKSIVYCQVREAKRSLMDYFFAELGKKETKQLASLLNEDPAVMQRRTSLAKRLELYRSAQAEIDAVSWSK; from the exons ATGGAGAACCTGATCTCGCTGGTCAACAATATTCAGAGAGCCTGCACGGCCCTCGGTGATCACGGCGAGGAGAGCGCTCTTCCTACTCTCTGGGACTCTTTGCCTTCCATCGCCGTCGTCGGTggccag AGCTCTGGGAAATCTTCAGTTCTGGAGAGTGTTGTCGGGAAGGATTTTTTGCCTCGTGGATCAG GGATTGTTACCCGGCGCCCTCTTGTTCTGCAGCTTCACAAGATTGATGAAGGACGAGAATATGCTGAGTTTATGCACCTCCCAAGGAAGAGGTTCACTGATTTTG CTGCTGTCAGAAAGGAGATCGCTGATGAGACTGATCGAGAGACTGGCCGAAGCAAACAAATTTCCAGTGTTCCAATCCATCTCAGCATCTACTCTCCTAATG TTGTGAATCTGACTTTGATTGACCTTCCTGGGCTTACAAAAGTTGCAGTTG AGGGTCAATCCGATAGCATTGTGCAAGATATTGAGAATATGGTTCGGTCCTATATCGAGAAG CCCAATTGCATCATTTTGGCAGTATCCCCTGCCAACCAAGATCTTGCTACCTCGGATGCGATTAAGATCTCCCGTGAAGTAGATCCTAGAG GTGAAAGAACTATTGGAGTTTTGACAAAGATTGATCTGATGGACAAGGGCACTGATGCAGTTGAT ATCCTTGAAGGAAAAGCATACAAGCTCCAGTATCCCTGGATTGGTGTTGTTAATCGCTCTCAAGCTGATATCAACAAAAGCGTAGACATGATCGCTGCGCGACGTAGGGAGAAAGAATATTTTGCTAGTACCCCAGAATACCGGCATCTTGCTAACAGGATGGGTTCTGAGCATCTAGGGAAGGTGCTTTCTAAG CATTTGGAAGGTGTCATCAGGTCAAAAATTCCAGCCCTTCAATCACTTATCAGCAAGACAATAATTGAACTAGAAACAGAACTGACCCGACTCGGGAAGCCTATTGCGACTGATGCTGGA GGAAAACTATACATGATCATGGAAATATGCCGTGCCTTTGATCAGATATTTAAAGAACATCTCGATGGCGT CCGCTCTGGTGGTGATAAAATATACTTTGTGTTTGATAACCAACTTCCCGCTGCAATGAAGAGACTCCAATTCGACAAAAATCTCTCAATGGATCATGTGCGAAAGCTTATAACAGAAGCTGATGGTTATCAACCACATCTGATAGCGCCGGAACAGGGATATCGTCGCCTTATTGAGTCTTCCTTAGGTACTATCAAAGGTCCTGCTGAGGCTGCTGTCGATGCG GTTCATGCAATACTGAAGGAGTTGGTTCACAAGGCTATCAGCGAGACAGTG GAATTAAAGCAGTATCCCTCTTTGAAGGTGGAAGTTAGCGCTGCAGCTTGTGAATCTTTAGACAGAATGAAAGAAGAAAGCAGAAAAGCAACACTTCAGCTAGTGGACATGGAGTGTGGTTATCTGACAGTTGAATTCTTCCGCAAGCTTCCCCAAGATAGTGAGAAGGGTGGAAATCCGTCGCACTCGATTTTCGATAGATATAACGATGCATATCTCCGACGAATCG GGTCGACCGTGCTATCGTACATCAACATGGTTTGCGCAACTTTGAGGAACTCCATTCCAAAGTCCATTGTCTACTGTCAAGTACGAGAGGCCAAACGTAGCTTAATGGATTATTTTTTTGCTGAACTGGGTAAAAAGGAG ACAAAGCAGTTAGCCTCTTTGCTGAACGAAGATCCAGCTGTCATGCAGCGGCGTACCTCCCTTGCTAAGAGGTTGGAGTTATACAGAAGCGCACAGGCAGAGATTGATGCAGTTTCATGGTCCAAGTAG
- the LOC115753577 gene encoding cytochrome b561 and DOMON domain-containing protein At3g61750, whose protein sequence is MAGFGSWVSLARFIFGLCVLIFVLEHEMFAAADDAGSNEKGPEECRTDLASLLPPPYSNISQSKLSCMTVWNTFVLRHYQSEDGTLTIMLSAVYTTGWVGIGFSKDGLMVGSSAMVGWFNKKGQPKIMQYYLQGTAASKVIPGKGELPLSGVPAAVALHSSRIYVAFQLKLSKPLARQPVILAFGTAYPKHHRLTHHVDKTTIYVDFVAGSTSPGAKYVSERKRTHGALALIGWGLILPIGAIVARYFRHKDPQWYYIHAITQFIGFIIGLAAVVVGVQLYNEVHPDIPNHRGIGIFVLVLTILQILAFFLRPDKDAKIRRYWNWYHSWVGRLTLFFGAINIVLGTEAGHAGNEWKIGYGFLVSLVIAAVIILEVLFRMKRRNSTRLEVPSAFQMNPIEEALPNKEVRLPSHR, encoded by the exons ATGGCAGGTTTTGGATCTTGGGTCTCACTTGCAAGGTTCATTTTCGGGCTATGCGTCCTCATTTTTGTGCTGGAACATGAAATGTTTGCAGCAGCTGATGATGCTGGATCAAACGAGAAAGGGCCAGAAGAGTGCAGGACCGATCTCGCAAGCTTGCTTCCTCCACCGTACAGTAACATTTCCCAATCCAAACTGTCCTGCATGACCGTTTGGAATACTTTTGTTCTGAGA CATTACCAGAGTGAAGACGGCACTTTGACCATTATGTTATCTGCTGTATACACCACGGGATGGGTTGGAATCGGTTTCTCAAAGGACGGGTTGATGGTTGGATCCAGTGCAATGGTTGGATGGTTCAACAAAAAGGGCCAACCAAAGATCATGCAATACTACCTGCAAGGTACTGCTGCCTCCAAAGTTATACCAGGCAAAGGCGAATTGCCACTCAGCGGAGTTCCAGCGGCTGTTGCACTTCACTCCTCTAGAATTTACGTGGCTTTCCAGCTGAAGTTGAGCAAACCTCTTGCCAGACAACCAGTCATTTTGGCTTTTGGAACTGCATATCCGAAGCACCACCGACTCACCCATCATGTCGATAAAACAACAATCTATGTCGACTTTGTAGCAG GTTCAACGTCACCAGGGGCAAAATACGTGAGTGAGAGAAAGAGAACCCACGGGGCATTAGCCCTTATTGGATGGGGTCTAATCCTTCCTATTGGGGCGATAGTTGCCAGATACTTTAGGCACAAGGATCCCCAGTGGTACTACATTCATGCAATTACACAGTTCATCGGGTTTATAATCGGGTTAGCTGCTGTAGTAGTCGGAGTGCAACTCTACAATGAAGTTCATCCCGACATACCAAACCACAGAGGAATTGGCATTTTTGTTCTTGTGCTAACTATTCTTCAG atATTGGCGTTCTTTCTGCGGCCGGACAAGGATGCCAAGATTCGAAGGTACTGGAATTGGTACCACAGCTGGGTAGGAAGACTTACCCTCTTCTTTGGAGCAATAAACATAGTGTTGGGGACAGAAGCAGGGCATGCAGGGAATGAATGGAAGATAGGATATGGGTTTCTAGTCAGCTTGGTTATAGCTGCAGTTATCATTCTGGAAGTGTTATTTcggatgaaaagaagaaattcaacaaGACTTGAGGTGCCTTCTGCCTTCCAGATGAATCCCATTGAAGAAGCATTGCCAAATAAAG AAGTGAGGCTGCCATCACACAGATAG
- the LOC125314452 gene encoding uncharacterized protein LOC125314452 — MVACLEENGEISPLFPSSSSSNCKKGLSFGLFLAVLVHDGLSDCGLMDQTILRSGSLFHGIQPGKLVKVDVASLHNELNVPSGCHSTADLLFSFTIMSIDTVSEHYAPVDPDYLVDVSLCIQQL, encoded by the exons ATGGTGGCTTGCCTAGAGGAAAATGGCGAAATTTCTCCCCTTTTTCCTTCCAGTTCTTCCTCCAATTGCAAAAAAGGGTTGTCTTTTGGGCTATTTTTGGCCGTTTTGGTGCATGATGGTTTGTCGGATTGCGGCTTAATGGATCAAACTATCCTCCGGAGCGGCTCTCTGTTTCATGGAATTCAGCCGGGGAAACTG GTCAAAGTAGA TGTTGCATCGCTGCATAATGAGTTGAATGTCCCTTCAGGTTGCCACAGCACAGCAGatctgttgttttcttttacaaTCATGTCGATCGACACTGTATCAGAGCATTACGCACCTGTGGATCCTGATTATCTAGTTGATGTAAGTCTATGTATACAGCAATTGTAA
- the LOC115753514 gene encoding RING-H2 finger protein ATL22-like isoform X2, with amino-acid sequence MSRTAAQNCSVMACSSSSIPVRFPFRLEDRWQPESCGYPGFNLSCDDLGRTIMRLPYSGEFFVREINFPVQQIQLYDPGDCLPKRLLQLNLSDSPFSTTYYENFTFLDCPVNLTSRYSAIGCLSNSTRTVLASSDESFVKSMATVCSIIVSRPIPISWPIQYDQGPPDFLNQDLQLSWFTPDCIDCEMEGGVCGFASNSSQNIGCFRIPAKGRMRKGLLVFGIVCLTITLPAIFSSLGIGVFICCTDRRRSTDPAAVIPQPSIVAVGLDDSTIESFTKIVLGESLRLTGPNDNICPICLAEYRPKEILRCIPACGHCFHAECIDEWLKMSSKCPVCRNSASPVPPNDT; translated from the exons ATG AGCAGAACTGCCGCGCAGAATTGCTCCGTTATGgcttgcagcagcagcagcatcccGGTTCGCTTTCCCTTTCGTTTGGAAGACCGTTGGCAACCCGAGAGCTGTGGGTACCCCGGCTTCAACTTAAGTTGCGATGACCTAGGAAGGACAATCATGAGACTTCCTTATTCTGGTGAATTCTTCGTCCGCGAGATAAATTTTCCTGTGCAACAGATACAGCTCTATGATCCAGGGGATTGCCTCCCTAAACGACTTCTTCAGCTGAATCTCTCAGATTCTCCGTTTTCCACCACTTATTATGAGAACTTCACCTTCCTCGACTGTCCAGTGAATCTCACATCTCGCTATTCCGCCATCGGCTGCCTCAGTAACAGTACTCGCACGGTCCTTGCATCTTCGGATGAGAGCTTCGTGAAGAGTATGGCCACGGTCTGCAGCATAATCGTCAGTCGACCGATCCCAATATCTTGGCCCATTCAATACGATCAGGGCCCTCCAGATTTCCTGAATCAGGATCTTCAGCTCTCCTGGTTTACGCCTGACTGCATAGATTGTGAAATGGAGGGTGGCGTATGTGGTTTTGCAAGTAACAGCAGTCAAAACATCGGTTGTTTCAGAATTCCTGCTAAAG GTCGAATGAGGAAGGGTCTATTGGTTTTCGGGATCGTATGCCTCACAATTACTCTACCAGCAATCTTTAGCTCCCTCGGGATTGGCGTCTTCATATGCTGCACGGACCGAAGACGGAGCACTGATCCAGCCGCCGTGATCCCACAGCCGAGCATCGTAGCAGTTGGCCTGGACGACTCCACCATCGAATCTTTCACAAAGATAGTACTTGGCGAGAGTCTTCGCCTTACAGGACCCAATGACAATATTTGCCCGATATGCTTGGCTGAGTACCGGCCCAAAGAGATCCTGAGGTGCATACCCGCGTGTGGACACTGCTTCCACGCAGAGTGCATCGATGAGTGGCTCAAGATGAGCAGTAAGTGTCCGGTTTGCAGGAACTCTGCGTCGCCAGTCCCTCCTAATGATACTTGA
- the LOC115753514 gene encoding RING-H2 finger protein ATL22-like isoform X1 has protein sequence MYILANLFVLFLFQSRTAAQNCSVMACSSSSIPVRFPFRLEDRWQPESCGYPGFNLSCDDLGRTIMRLPYSGEFFVREINFPVQQIQLYDPGDCLPKRLLQLNLSDSPFSTTYYENFTFLDCPVNLTSRYSAIGCLSNSTRTVLASSDESFVKSMATVCSIIVSRPIPISWPIQYDQGPPDFLNQDLQLSWFTPDCIDCEMEGGVCGFASNSSQNIGCFRIPAKGRMRKGLLVFGIVCLTITLPAIFSSLGIGVFICCTDRRRSTDPAAVIPQPSIVAVGLDDSTIESFTKIVLGESLRLTGPNDNICPICLAEYRPKEILRCIPACGHCFHAECIDEWLKMSSKCPVCRNSASPVPPNDT, from the exons ATGTATATCTTAGCTAATCTCTttgttctcttcctcttccagAGCAGAACTGCCGCGCAGAATTGCTCCGTTATGgcttgcagcagcagcagcatcccGGTTCGCTTTCCCTTTCGTTTGGAAGACCGTTGGCAACCCGAGAGCTGTGGGTACCCCGGCTTCAACTTAAGTTGCGATGACCTAGGAAGGACAATCATGAGACTTCCTTATTCTGGTGAATTCTTCGTCCGCGAGATAAATTTTCCTGTGCAACAGATACAGCTCTATGATCCAGGGGATTGCCTCCCTAAACGACTTCTTCAGCTGAATCTCTCAGATTCTCCGTTTTCCACCACTTATTATGAGAACTTCACCTTCCTCGACTGTCCAGTGAATCTCACATCTCGCTATTCCGCCATCGGCTGCCTCAGTAACAGTACTCGCACGGTCCTTGCATCTTCGGATGAGAGCTTCGTGAAGAGTATGGCCACGGTCTGCAGCATAATCGTCAGTCGACCGATCCCAATATCTTGGCCCATTCAATACGATCAGGGCCCTCCAGATTTCCTGAATCAGGATCTTCAGCTCTCCTGGTTTACGCCTGACTGCATAGATTGTGAAATGGAGGGTGGCGTATGTGGTTTTGCAAGTAACAGCAGTCAAAACATCGGTTGTTTCAGAATTCCTGCTAAAG GTCGAATGAGGAAGGGTCTATTGGTTTTCGGGATCGTATGCCTCACAATTACTCTACCAGCAATCTTTAGCTCCCTCGGGATTGGCGTCTTCATATGCTGCACGGACCGAAGACGGAGCACTGATCCAGCCGCCGTGATCCCACAGCCGAGCATCGTAGCAGTTGGCCTGGACGACTCCACCATCGAATCTTTCACAAAGATAGTACTTGGCGAGAGTCTTCGCCTTACAGGACCCAATGACAATATTTGCCCGATATGCTTGGCTGAGTACCGGCCCAAAGAGATCCTGAGGTGCATACCCGCGTGTGGACACTGCTTCCACGCAGAGTGCATCGATGAGTGGCTCAAGATGAGCAGTAAGTGTCCGGTTTGCAGGAACTCTGCGTCGCCAGTCCCTCCTAATGATACTTGA
- the LOC115753545 gene encoding eukaryotic initiation factor 4A-III homolog B-like, translating to MATGPEVEAVATFDCMGLSDDILHGIYGHGFDKPSAIQQRAVVPIVQGRDVIAQAQSGTGKTSTIALASCHIVDTSTRDVQVLILSPTRDLASQTERVVLAIGYYKNILAHACVGGKSMGEDTRKLELGVHVVSGTPGRVLDMIKRRTLRTRAIKLLVLDEADEMLSRGFKDHIFDVYRYLPPELQVVLVSATLPTEILEMTGRFMTDPIRIVVKRDELMLERVKQYFVSVEREEWKFDTLCDIYDVCTISQGVIFCNTKRKVEWLAEKMRDCNFTVSFMHGDMPQRERDAVMAAFRCGATRLMITTDVWARGIDVEQVCLVVNYDLPNNRELYIHRVGRAGRFGRKGAVVNLVKDKEIQILRDIEQYYGTTIAQCLEDLPDII from the exons ATGGCGACGGGGCCAGAAGTGGAGGCCGTGGCGACCTTCGACTGCATGGGCCTGAGCGATGATATCCTCCACGGCATCTATGGCCACGGGTTCGACAAGCCTTCCGCGATTCAACAGCGAGCAGTGGTGCCGATTGTCCAAGGCCGAGACGTTATTGCTCAGGCGCAATCTGGCACTGGCAAAACTTCCACCATTGCCCTCGCGTCTTGCCATATCGTGGACACCTCCACAAGAGA TGTGCAAGTGCTGATTTTGTCACCTACGAGGGATTTGGCGAGTCAGACGGAGAGAGTTGTGCTGGCTATTGGTTATTACAAGAACATACTAGCCCATGCCTGTGTTGGAGGGAAGAGCATGGGCGAAGATACCCGGAAATTGGAGCTCGGAGTTCATGTCGTGTCTGGAACTCCCGGCAGGGTTCTCGACATGATAAAGAGGAGAACTCTTCGTACTAGAGCTATCAAACTCCTAGTCCTT GACGAAGCTGATGAGATGCTGAGCAGAGGATTTAAGGATCACATCTTTGACGTTTACAGATACCTACCGCCGGAGCTTCAG GTTGTCTTAGTTTCAGCAACACTCCCCACTGAGATTCTGGAGATGACAGGAAGATTCATGACCGATCCGATACGGATTGTTGTGAAGCGTGATGAGTTGATGCTGGAG CGCGTCAAACAGTACTTTGTGTCAGTGGAAAGAGAAGAGTGGAAATTCGACACTCTGTGCGATATATACGACGTCTGCACTATAAGCCAAGGAGTCATATTCTGCAACACCAAGCGGAAG GTGGAGTGGCTTGCTGAAAAGATGCGTGATTGTAACTTCACTGTGTCTTTCATGCACGGTGACATGCCTCAAAGGGAGAGAGATGCAGTAATGGCTGCATTTCGATGTGGGGCGACTCGGTTGATGATCACTACCGATGTGTGGGCTCGAGGGATTGATGTTGAGCAg GTTTGTCTTGTCGTCAACTATGACCTTCCTAACAACAGAGAGCTGTACATCCATCGGGTTGGTCGAGCAGGCCGTTTTGGGCGGAAG GGCGCTGTGGTAAATCTGGTCAAGGACAAGGAAATCCAGATTCTTAGAGACATAGAACAGTACTATGGCACCACTATAGCTCAATGTCTGGAGGACCTTCCTGATATAATTTGA